A stretch of Pseudomonas sp. LS.1a DNA encodes these proteins:
- a CDS encoding ArsC family reductase, with amino-acid sequence MTYTLYGIKACDTMKKARTWLEDQAIAYEFHDYKTQGIDRDSLNRWCDEHGWEVILNRAGTTFRKLDDASKADLDQAKAVELMLAQPSMIKRPVLDLGARTLVGFKPDLYAAALA; translated from the coding sequence ATGACCTACACGCTCTACGGCATCAAAGCCTGTGACACCATGAAGAAGGCACGTACCTGGCTCGAAGACCAGGCCATTGCCTACGAATTCCACGACTACAAGACCCAAGGCATCGACCGTGACAGCCTGAACCGCTGGTGCGACGAACACGGCTGGGAAGTCATCCTCAACCGTGCCGGCACCACCTTCCGCAAGCTGGACGACGCCAGCAAGGCCGACCTCGACCAGGCCAAGGCCGTCGAGCTGATGCTGGCCCAGCCGTCGATGATCAAGCGCCCGGTGCTCGACCTTGGCGCGCGTACCCTGGTCGGCTTCAAGCCTGACCTGTACGCCGCTGCCCTGGCCTGA
- a CDS encoding Na+/H+ antiporter gives MQSAYTVLILLTLVSVSKLVGRMIPLPLPLVQIAAGALLAWPTLGLHVALDPELFLFLFLPPLLFADGWRIPKRELWRIRGPVVALAVGLVLFTVVGAGYFIHWLLPSIPLPVAFALAAVLSPTDAVAVSAITQDRLPTPLMHMLQGEALMNDASGLVTFKFALAAAITGVFSLTDASFSFVLVALGGLAVGVALSWLIGRLRAWMIARGWDDPATHVVFMLLLPFAAYVLAERLGVSGILSAVAAGMMQSWLDLLPRQTSTRLLNRSVWSLLEFAFNGLIFLLLGLQLPDIIKAVVSHEPTVWPTLAWRCLDVVAIFVALILLRFIWVQSIWRSIGVVRRWRGKPALVLMPTARSCWLLTLGGVRGAVTLAGVMSIPLLMGAGKAFPERDLLIFIAAGVILLSLISACIALPLLLRGVTKSPDERLHQEVQEAWRRTAEAAIHALEAEEVIDSNAPQDAAQATLATELKARLMAEYRDELDSYNDSAEAKALAEQMDLLERRLRLRALRAQRLELYELHRKHLVGDEVVRQVLGELDMSEANLGSVR, from the coding sequence ATGCAGTCCGCCTACACCGTCCTCATCCTGCTGACGCTGGTCAGCGTGTCGAAGCTGGTCGGCCGCATGATTCCGCTGCCCTTGCCACTGGTACAGATCGCCGCCGGCGCCTTGCTGGCGTGGCCGACGCTGGGCCTGCATGTGGCCCTGGACCCCGAGTTGTTCCTGTTCCTGTTCCTGCCGCCGTTGCTGTTCGCCGACGGCTGGCGCATTCCCAAGCGCGAGTTGTGGCGCATTCGCGGGCCGGTGGTAGCGCTGGCCGTGGGCCTGGTGCTGTTTACCGTGGTCGGAGCCGGTTACTTCATTCACTGGCTGCTGCCGAGCATCCCGCTGCCAGTGGCCTTCGCCCTGGCTGCCGTGTTGTCGCCGACCGACGCCGTGGCGGTTTCGGCCATTACCCAGGACCGCCTGCCCACCCCGCTGATGCACATGCTCCAGGGCGAGGCCCTGATGAACGATGCCTCGGGCCTGGTGACCTTCAAGTTCGCCCTGGCAGCGGCGATCACCGGGGTATTCTCGCTGACCGACGCCAGCTTCAGCTTCGTTCTGGTCGCCCTGGGCGGCCTGGCGGTGGGTGTGGCCCTGAGCTGGTTGATCGGCCGCTTGCGCGCGTGGATGATCGCCCGCGGCTGGGACGACCCGGCCACCCACGTGGTGTTCATGTTACTGCTGCCGTTCGCTGCCTACGTACTGGCCGAGCGCCTGGGTGTGTCGGGCATTCTTTCGGCGGTGGCGGCCGGCATGATGCAGAGCTGGCTCGACCTGCTGCCACGGCAGACCAGTACGCGCCTGCTCAACCGCAGCGTGTGGTCGCTGCTGGAGTTCGCTTTCAACGGTCTGATCTTCCTGCTGCTGGGCCTGCAACTGCCGGACATCATCAAGGCCGTGGTCAGCCATGAACCCACCGTCTGGCCGACCCTGGCCTGGCGCTGCCTGGACGTGGTGGCGATCTTTGTGGCGCTGATCTTGCTGCGGTTCATCTGGGTGCAGAGCATCTGGCGCTCGATCGGTGTGGTACGCCGCTGGCGCGGCAAGCCGGCGCTGGTGCTGATGCCCACGGCGCGTTCCTGCTGGTTGCTGACCCTGGGCGGTGTGCGTGGTGCGGTCACCCTGGCCGGCGTGATGTCGATCCCGTTGCTGATGGGAGCAGGCAAGGCCTTCCCGGAGCGTGACCTGCTGATCTTCATTGCGGCCGGGGTGATCCTGCTGTCGTTGATCAGTGCCTGTATCGCGCTGCCGCTGCTGCTGCGCGGGGTGACCAAGAGCCCGGACGAGCGTTTGCACCAGGAAGTGCAGGAGGCCTGGCGGCGCACGGCCGAGGCGGCAATCCATGCGCTGGAGGCAGAGGAAGTGATCGACAGCAATGCGCCACAGGATGCCGCGCAGGCGACCTTGGCAACCGAGTTGAAGGCGCGCTTGATGGCTGAGTACCGGGATGAGCTGGACAGCTACAATGACAGCGCCGAGGCCAAGGCCCTGGCTGAACAGATGGATTTGCTGGAGCGGCGTTTGCGCCTGCGTGCGCTACGGGCTCAGCGGCTGGAGCTGTATGAGCTGCACCGCAAGCATCTGGTGGGGGATGAAGTGGTGCGGCAGGTGCTGGGGGAGCTGGATATGAGTGAGGCAAACCTAGGGTCGGTCAGGTAG
- the dapC gene encoding succinyldiaminopimelate transaminase: protein MNHALTQLQPYPFEKLRALLGSVKPAADKRAIALSIGEPKHESPAFVAQAMADNLDKLAVYPSTIGLPALRQAIGQWCERRFGVPAGWLDADRHILPVNGTREALFAFTQAVVNRADDGLVVSPNPFYQIYEGAALLAGATPHYLPCLESNGFNPDFDAVPAEVWKRCQILFLCSPGNPTGALVPMATLKKLIALADEHDFVIAADECYSELYFDEDAPPPGLLTACAELGRSDFKRCVVFHSLSKRSNLPGLRSGFVAGDAEIIKPFLLYRTYHGCAMPVQTQLASIAAWQDEAHVRENRDQYRAKYDAVLDILQPVLDVQRPDGSFYLWAKVPGGDAEFTRDLFEAQHVTVVPGSYLSREVDGVNPGAGRVRMALVAPLAECIEAAERIRAFLQNR, encoded by the coding sequence ATGAACCATGCCTTGACCCAGCTTCAGCCCTATCCGTTCGAGAAGCTTCGCGCCCTGCTGGGCAGCGTGAAGCCTGCGGCGGACAAACGCGCCATCGCCCTGTCGATCGGTGAGCCGAAGCACGAATCGCCGGCGTTCGTCGCCCAGGCCATGGCCGACAACCTCGACAAGCTGGCGGTGTACCCAAGCACCATCGGCCTGCCGGCCCTGCGCCAGGCCATTGGCCAGTGGTGCGAGCGGCGCTTTGGCGTACCGGCCGGCTGGCTGGACGCCGACCGCCACATCCTGCCGGTCAACGGCACCCGTGAAGCGCTGTTCGCCTTCACCCAGGCCGTGGTCAACCGCGCCGATGACGGCCTGGTGGTCAGCCCCAATCCGTTCTACCAGATCTACGAAGGCGCAGCCCTGCTGGCCGGTGCCACCCCGCACTACCTGCCGTGCCTGGAAAGCAACGGTTTCAACCCCGACTTCGACGCCGTGCCGGCTGAAGTGTGGAAGCGCTGCCAGATCCTGTTCCTGTGCTCGCCGGGCAACCCCACCGGCGCACTGGTGCCGATGGCCACCCTGAAGAAGCTGATCGCCCTGGCCGACGAGCACGACTTCGTGATTGCCGCCGACGAGTGCTACAGCGAGCTGTACTTCGACGAGGACGCCCCGCCACCGGGCCTGCTGACGGCCTGTGCGGAACTGGGCCGCAGCGACTTCAAGCGCTGCGTGGTTTTCCATAGCCTGTCCAAGCGCTCCAACCTGCCGGGCCTGCGCTCGGGCTTCGTCGCCGGTGATGCCGAGATCATCAAGCCGTTCCTGCTGTACCGTACCTACCACGGCTGCGCCATGCCGGTACAAACCCAGCTGGCCAGCATCGCCGCCTGGCAGGACGAGGCGCATGTACGCGAGAACCGCGACCAGTACCGCGCCAAGTACGATGCCGTGCTGGATATCCTGCAGCCGGTGCTGGACGTGCAGCGTCCGGATGGCAGCTTCTACCTGTGGGCCAAGGTACCCGGCGGCGATGCCGAGTTTACCCGCGACCTGTTCGAGGCCCAGCATGTGACGGTGGTGCCGGGGTCGTACCTGTCGCGTGAAGTGGATGGCGTGAACCCGGGCGCCGGCCGCGTGCGCATGGCGCTGGTTGCACCGTTGGCCGAGTGCATCGAGGCGGCGGAGCGGATTCGCGCATTCCTGCAGAACCGCTGA
- the dapD gene encoding 2,3,4,5-tetrahydropyridine-2,6-dicarboxylate N-succinyltransferase yields MSNTLFSLAFGVGSQNRQGAWLEVFYAQPLLNPSAELVAAVAPVLGYQGGNQAIAFSNAQAAQLAEAVKGVDAAQAALLTRLAESHKPLVATLLAEDAALTSTPEAYLKLHLLSHRLVKPHGLSLAGIFPLLPNVAWTNQGAVDLAELAELQLEARLKGELLEVFSVDKFPKMTDYVVPAGVRIADTARVRLGAYIGEGTTIMHEGFVNFNAGTEGPGMIEGRVSAGVFVGKGSDLGGGCSTMGTLSGGGNIVIKVGEGCLIGANAGIGIPLGDRNTVEAGLYITAGTKVNLLDENNQLVKVVKARDLAGQTDLLFRRNSLNGAVECKTHKSAIELNEALHAHN; encoded by the coding sequence ATGTCCAATACCCTGTTCAGCCTGGCCTTCGGTGTCGGCTCCCAGAACCGCCAGGGCGCCTGGCTGGAAGTGTTCTACGCACAACCGCTGCTCAACCCGAGCGCCGAACTGGTCGCCGCGGTAGCCCCTGTTCTCGGTTACCAAGGTGGCAACCAGGCCATCGCCTTCAGCAACGCCCAGGCCGCGCAACTGGCCGAAGCCGTGAAGGGTGTGGATGCCGCCCAGGCCGCCCTGCTGACCCGCCTGGCTGAAAGCCACAAGCCGCTGGTCGCCACCCTGCTGGCCGAAGACGCCGCACTGACCTCGACCCCAGAGGCCTACCTCAAGCTGCACCTGCTGTCGCACCGCCTGGTCAAGCCGCACGGCCTGAGCCTGGCCGGCATCTTCCCGCTGCTGCCGAACGTGGCCTGGACCAACCAGGGCGCGGTCGACCTGGCCGAACTGGCCGAACTGCAACTGGAAGCGCGTCTGAAGGGCGAGCTGCTGGAAGTGTTCTCGGTGGACAAGTTCCCGAAAATGACCGACTACGTGGTCCCGGCCGGCGTGCGTATCGCCGACACCGCCCGTGTGCGCCTGGGCGCCTACATCGGCGAAGGCACCACCATCATGCACGAAGGCTTCGTCAACTTTAACGCTGGCACCGAAGGCCCGGGCATGATCGAAGGCCGCGTTTCCGCTGGCGTGTTCGTCGGCAAGGGCTCGGACCTGGGCGGCGGCTGCTCGACCATGGGCACCCTGTCCGGCGGCGGCAACATCGTCATCAAGGTTGGCGAAGGCTGCCTGATCGGCGCCAACGCCGGTATCGGCATTCCGCTGGGTGACCGCAACACCGTCGAAGCCGGCCTGTACATCACCGCCGGTACCAAGGTGAACCTGCTGGACGAGAACAACCAGCTGGTCAAAGTGGTCAAGGCCCGTGACCTGGCCGGCCAGACCGACCTGCTGTTCCGCCGCAACTCGCTGAACGGCGCGGTGGAGTGCAAGACCCACAAGTCGGCCATCGAGCTGAACGAGGCGCTGCACGCGCACAACTGA
- a CDS encoding type II toxin-antitoxin system RelE/ParE family toxin, giving the protein MIRSFSCADTEALFTHGKTRRWSDIKSVAERKLAMLDAATELRDLRSPPGNRLEALSGNRAGQHSIRVNDQWRLCFIWTDNGPINVEIVDYH; this is encoded by the coding sequence ATGATTCGAAGCTTTAGCTGTGCCGACACGGAAGCACTTTTTACTCATGGAAAGACACGGCGTTGGTCAGATATCAAGTCAGTTGCGGAACGCAAACTGGCCATGCTCGATGCCGCAACAGAGCTGCGAGACCTTCGGTCGCCACCTGGCAACCGTCTCGAGGCATTGAGCGGCAACCGAGCAGGCCAGCACAGTATCCGTGTCAATGACCAATGGCGCCTGTGCTTTATCTGGACCGACAACGGGCCGATTAACGTTGAAATTGTCGATTACCACTGA
- a CDS encoding cysteine desulfurase, whose protein sequence is MFQPSPWRADFPAIAALQRQHQTYLDSAATTQKPQALLDALSHYYGHGAANVHRAQHLPGALATQAFETSRDKVAAWLNAADSRQIIFTHGATSALNLLAYGLEHRFEAGDEIAVSALEHHANLLPWQQLARRRNLRLVVLPLDAHGRIDLDQALQLIGPRTRVLAVSQLSNVLGTWQPLPALLAHARAQGALSVVDGAQGVVHGRHDVQQLGCDFYVFSSHKLYGPEGVGVLYGRSQALELLQHWQFGGEMVQLAEYHSASFRPAPLGFEAGTPPIAGVIGLGATLDYLASLDAQALETHEASLHQHLLRGLTDRDGVRILGTPQAALASFVIEGVHNADIAHLLTEQGIAVRAGHHCAMPLLKGLGLEGAIRVSLGLYNDSDDLQRFFEALDQGLELLR, encoded by the coding sequence ATGTTCCAGCCCTCCCCCTGGCGTGCCGATTTTCCCGCCATCGCCGCCCTGCAACGGCAACACCAGACCTACCTGGACAGCGCCGCCACCACCCAGAAGCCGCAAGCCCTGCTCGATGCCCTGAGCCATTACTATGGCCATGGCGCAGCCAACGTGCACCGAGCCCAGCACTTGCCCGGCGCACTGGCAACCCAGGCCTTCGAAACCAGCCGCGACAAGGTTGCCGCCTGGCTGAATGCGGCAGACTCGCGGCAGATCATCTTCACCCACGGCGCCACTTCGGCGCTGAACCTGCTGGCCTATGGCCTAGAACACCGCTTCGAGGCCGGTGACGAAATTGCCGTCAGTGCCCTGGAACACCATGCCAACCTGCTGCCCTGGCAACAGCTGGCGCGCCGGCGCAACCTGCGCCTGGTGGTGCTACCGCTGGATGCCCATGGCCGCATCGACCTGGACCAGGCGCTGCAACTGATCGGCCCACGCACCCGGGTGCTGGCGGTGAGCCAGCTGTCCAACGTGCTGGGCACCTGGCAGCCGCTGCCGGCGCTGCTGGCCCATGCCCGCGCCCAAGGCGCGCTGAGCGTGGTCGACGGTGCCCAGGGCGTGGTGCACGGCCGCCACGATGTGCAGCAGCTTGGCTGCGACTTCTATGTGTTCTCCAGCCACAAGCTGTACGGCCCGGAAGGTGTTGGCGTGCTTTACGGCCGTAGCCAGGCACTGGAACTGCTGCAGCACTGGCAGTTCGGCGGCGAGATGGTGCAACTGGCCGAGTACCACAGCGCCAGCTTCCGCCCGGCGCCGCTGGGGTTCGAAGCAGGCACGCCGCCGATCGCCGGGGTGATCGGCCTGGGGGCAACCCTGGACTACCTGGCCAGCCTCGATGCTCAGGCGCTCGAAACCCATGAAGCCAGCCTGCACCAGCACCTGCTGCGTGGCCTGACAGACCGCGATGGTGTACGCATCCTCGGCACGCCACAGGCGGCCCTTGCCAGTTTCGTCATCGAAGGCGTGCACAACGCCGACATCGCCCACCTGCTGACCGAGCAAGGCATTGCCGTGCGTGCCGGGCACCACTGTGCCATGCCGCTGCTGAAGGGCCTGGGCCTGGAGGGCGCGATCCGCGTGTCCTTGGGGCTGTATAACGACAGCGATGACTTGCAGCGTTTCTTCGAGGCACTGGACCAGGGCCTGGAGCTGTTGCGATGA
- the graA gene encoding type II toxin-antitoxin system antitoxin GraA yields the protein MLKNGMRPIHPGEVLREDFQKEMGFSAAALARALGVATPTVNNILRERGGVSADMALRLSICLDTTPEFWLNLQTAFDLRTAEQQHGDKIIGSVQRLVA from the coding sequence ATGCTCAAGAACGGTATGCGTCCGATTCATCCCGGAGAAGTCCTGCGTGAGGACTTCCAGAAAGAGATGGGTTTCAGCGCCGCGGCACTGGCCCGGGCGCTAGGGGTTGCCACACCAACCGTCAACAACATCCTGCGTGAACGGGGCGGTGTTTCCGCCGACATGGCGCTGCGCCTGTCCATCTGCCTGGACACCACCCCCGAGTTCTGGCTCAACCTGCAGACCGCCTTCGATCTGCGCACCGCTGAACAGCAACACGGTGACAAGATCATCGGTTCGGTACAGCGCCTGGTCGCTTGA